Proteins encoded within one genomic window of Bacteroides sedimenti:
- the thrC gene encoding threonine synthase has translation MKYYSTNKKAPIADLQEAVVKGLASDKGLFMPESIKPLPQDFFDQIENLSFQEISYRVADAFFGEDIPAETLKQIVYDTLSFDVPLVEVSPNIYSLELFHGPTLAFKDVGGRFMARLLGYFIKKQGQKNVNVLVATSGDTGSAVANGFLGVEGIHVYVLYPKGKVSEIQEKQFTTLGQNITALEVDGTFDDCQALVKSAFMDQELNEHLSLTSANSINVARFLPQSFYYFYAYAQLKKLGRANNAVFCVPSGNFGNITAGLFGKRMGLPVTRFIASNNRNDIFFQYLKTGDYKPQPSVATIANAMDVGDPSNFARVLDLYGGSHEAIVKEISGATYTDEQISETVQWVYNKTHYLLDPHGACGYRALAENLKPGETGVFLETAHPAKFLDTVEKIIGEKVNIPAKLQAFMHGEKKSVPLAKDYASFKQYLMNV, from the coding sequence ATGAAATATTATAGTACTAATAAAAAGGCACCTATTGCCGATTTACAGGAAGCAGTGGTAAAAGGTCTGGCGTCTGATAAAGGACTTTTTATGCCAGAGTCAATCAAACCGCTTCCACAAGACTTTTTTGATCAAATAGAGAACCTGAGTTTTCAGGAAATCTCATATCGGGTGGCAGATGCCTTCTTTGGAGAAGATATCCCTGCCGAAACTTTGAAACAGATTGTGTACGACACGCTCAGCTTCGATGTTCCTCTGGTTGAGGTTTCCCCCAATATCTATTCGCTGGAGCTGTTCCACGGCCCCACACTGGCTTTCAAGGATGTGGGCGGACGCTTCATGGCCCGTCTGCTGGGCTATTTTATCAAAAAGCAGGGGCAGAAAAACGTGAATGTGTTGGTTGCCACTTCGGGTGATACCGGAAGTGCCGTAGCCAACGGATTCCTAGGCGTGGAAGGCATTCATGTATATGTACTATACCCCAAAGGAAAAGTGAGCGAAATACAGGAGAAACAATTTACCACACTGGGACAGAACATCACCGCTCTCGAAGTGGACGGAACGTTCGACGACTGTCAGGCGCTGGTTAAGTCGGCCTTCATGGACCAGGAGCTCAACGAACACTTGTCACTGACTTCGGCCAACTCCATCAATGTGGCACGATTCCTGCCACAATCGTTCTACTATTTCTACGCCTATGCACAACTGAAAAAACTGGGCAGGGCAAACAATGCAGTGTTCTGCGTGCCAAGCGGAAACTTTGGTAACATCACCGCCGGGCTCTTCGGCAAACGGATGGGCTTGCCCGTTACCCGATTTATAGCCTCCAACAACCGGAACGATATTTTCTTCCAGTACCTGAAAACGGGTGACTATAAACCACAACCTTCGGTGGCGACTATTGCCAATGCCATGGATGTGGGCGACCCAAGCAACTTTGCACGTGTACTCGATCTATACGGAGGTAGCCACGAAGCCATAGTAAAGGAGATAAGTGGAGCTACTTATACAGATGAGCAGATTAGTGAAACAGTGCAGTGGGTATATAATAAAACTCATTATCTGCTCGATCCTCATGGAGCCTGCGGATACCGTGCTCTTGCCGAGAACCTGAAACCGGGCGAAACCGGCGTGTTCCTGGAAACAGCCCACCCGGCCAAGTTCCTGGATACGGTGGAAAAAATAATAGGAGAGAAGGTGAATATTCCTGCCAAACTTCAAGCTTTTATGCATGGCGAGAAGAAGAGCGTTCCTCTGGCGAAGGATTATGCTTCTTTCAAGCAATATTTAATGAATGTGTAA